From a region of the Odoribacter splanchnicus DSM 20712 genome:
- a CDS encoding fimbrillin family protein — protein MKRNILHTLWAAALLLTGCTQEELPLPGADNAAPLAITITDGGYALTTSADGSQKAATRATEDGYRTEFTASDACGLYLVRNGAIVYDNVKLTATAGTNGSLTWQPEAGVTLAGGMAGEKYFLYYPYQETAKMAGKVNATDTTSDGDFFATLINDWQPEADQSDYTQGYTASDLMTATGSGSKADGKLSLSFSMTHRMALAVVEMPKTVYKFTDTSIPDYVIATTADFSGEAKPCRNTDGTYRYFVRPGQGNTVTLTGSYADGKKEFFITPNNISVSSYKTYKVDGAPTIDKDHNLQVGDYLLADGNIVGKDETLTEEQKASVIAIVFHAGHHENDASDYSATGIGQQKCHGYAVALQDATNGYCKWGVYGTELGCCPTDGSGKKQNNYSAPDIDWSGYAWTQKIITAAGGKDKLNATEDSGYPATYYAVVDYAHKVPSPANSTGWFLPSIGQMWNVYQNRASLFEGKTVVSGLKSDWYWSSSEFYDYPARRALYVSVRNGDVFRSYKYSRSSFVRPVLAF, from the coding sequence ATGAAACGAAATATCCTACATACCCTTTGGGCGGCGGCACTGCTGCTGACCGGCTGCACGCAGGAGGAGCTTCCCCTGCCCGGTGCTGACAATGCCGCACCGCTCGCCATCACCATCACCGACGGCGGCTATGCCCTGACAACTTCGGCTGACGGCTCGCAGAAAGCCGCTACCCGTGCTACCGAGGACGGTTACCGTACCGAGTTTACCGCCAGTGACGCCTGCGGACTCTACCTTGTGCGCAATGGGGCGATAGTCTATGACAATGTGAAACTCACCGCCACAGCAGGCACGAACGGCAGTCTTACCTGGCAACCCGAAGCGGGCGTAACCCTTGCCGGCGGAATGGCGGGCGAGAAGTATTTCCTCTACTATCCCTATCAAGAGACAGCGAAGATGGCGGGCAAGGTAAATGCCACCGACACCACGAGCGATGGCGATTTCTTCGCCACGCTTATCAATGACTGGCAGCCGGAAGCTGATCAGAGCGACTACACGCAAGGCTACACAGCCTCCGACCTCATGACCGCCACGGGCTCGGGAAGCAAAGCCGACGGCAAGCTCTCGCTCTCATTCTCCATGACCCACCGCATGGCACTCGCCGTAGTCGAAATGCCCAAGACGGTGTATAAGTTCACCGACACCTCCATTCCCGACTATGTGATTGCTACTACAGCCGATTTCAGTGGAGAGGCCAAGCCCTGCCGCAATACGGACGGCACATACCGCTACTTCGTCCGTCCCGGACAAGGCAATACCGTAACCCTCACCGGCAGCTATGCCGACGGCAAGAAGGAGTTTTTCATCACCCCGAACAATATCAGCGTAAGCTCATACAAGACCTATAAGGTGGACGGAGCACCGACGATTGACAAAGATCACAATTTGCAAGTAGGGGACTACCTCCTTGCCGACGGCAATATTGTAGGCAAAGACGAAACTTTGACCGAAGAACAGAAAGCAAGCGTTATCGCCATCGTGTTCCATGCCGGTCATCACGAAAACGATGCCTCCGATTACTCCGCCACCGGTATCGGTCAGCAGAAGTGCCACGGCTATGCCGTTGCCTTGCAGGATGCCACAAACGGTTATTGTAAGTGGGGCGTTTACGGAACCGAGTTGGGTTGCTGCCCCACGGATGGAAGCGGAAAAAAACAGAACAATTACTCTGCACCTGACATCGACTGGAGCGGCTACGCCTGGACACAGAAAATCATCACCGCTGCCGGCGGCAAGGACAAGTTGAATGCCACCGAAGATTCCGGTTATCCTGCCACCTACTATGCCGTTGTGGATTATGCGCACAAAGTCCCGTCCCCTGCCAACAGCACCGGCTGGTTTTTGCCCTCCATCGGCCAGATGTGGAATGTTTATCAAAACCGCGCTTCTTTGTTTGAAGGCAAGACAGTGGTATCAGGCTTAAAGTCTGACTGGTACTGGTCCTCCTCGGAGTTCTACGACTATCCGGCGCGCCGCGCTCTTTATGTGAGTGTGCGCAACGGCGACGTGTTCCGCAGCTATAAGTACAGCAGAAGTAGTTTCGTGCGTCCGGTCTTGGCTTTCTGA
- a CDS encoding fimbrillin family protein — protein MKIIRNIARRPWPRIGGWLPVMMLICGVLASCSSEDESTAPLPDGKYPLQLTAEVAQPQTRAGGKDAWTGGEEIRVSLEGVFGNKTYVMDASGNASPKDADNAFYWKNTDEARVSAWTPDIESETDISDQSGGYAAFDVLYASAIGRYDQAINLRFIHRMAKIEVILKAGEGITEEELEGATVTIFGDPLTHSTAGLVSPGDQSDGEIKPYYDAATKKYEALVPPQDMTGKPLIRISIGSNDFTYTPETEAAGKFGFFGGKRYAYTITVKASGIEVTAAKGGTWNAGGSENVGVTITYDGTETEPKIGDYYYSDGTWRDGGLRKLYADGTMEWAETKPQPENGKNVIAIVFHAGHHENDASDYSATGIGQQKCHGYAVALQDATNGYCQWGVYGTELGCCPTDGSGKKQNNYSAPDIDWSGYAWTQKIITAAGGKDKLNATEDSGYPATYYAVVDYAHKVPSPANSTGWFLPSIGQMWNVYQNRASLFEGKTVVSGLKSDWYWSSSEFYRNPANYALCVSVGDGDVYYYRKSSRGSYVRPVLAF, from the coding sequence ATGAAAATAATAAGGAACATAGCGAGAAGGCCGTGGCCGCGCATCGGCGGCTGGTTGCCGGTTATGATGCTCATCTGTGGGGTGCTCGCTTCCTGTAGCAGTGAGGATGAAAGCACCGCGCCCCTGCCCGACGGCAAGTACCCGCTGCAACTGACGGCGGAGGTGGCGCAGCCGCAGACCCGCGCCGGAGGTAAGGATGCGTGGACGGGCGGCGAGGAGATTAGAGTGTCACTGGAAGGCGTGTTTGGTAACAAAACATACGTGATGGACGCATCGGGCAATGCAAGCCCGAAGGATGCCGATAATGCCTTCTATTGGAAGAACACCGATGAAGCCCGCGTCAGTGCATGGACCCCGGACATAGAATCGGAAACGGATATTTCCGACCAAAGTGGCGGGTACGCCGCTTTCGATGTCCTGTACGCCAGTGCCATAGGGCGTTATGACCAAGCCATAAATCTCCGTTTCATCCACCGCATGGCGAAAATCGAAGTAATTCTCAAAGCTGGCGAAGGCATTACGGAAGAGGAGTTGGAGGGTGCGACCGTCACCATTTTCGGAGACCCGCTAACGCACTCAACCGCCGGCTTGGTATCACCGGGTGACCAATCGGACGGCGAGATAAAGCCCTATTACGATGCCGCAACGAAGAAATACGAGGCGTTAGTGCCGCCGCAGGATATGACGGGCAAGCCGCTCATCCGAATCAGCATAGGCAGCAATGACTTTACCTACACTCCCGAAACAGAAGCTGCCGGCAAATTTGGGTTTTTCGGTGGCAAGCGGTATGCCTACACCATCACCGTGAAAGCCAGTGGCATAGAGGTGACCGCAGCCAAGGGCGGAACGTGGAACGCCGGCGGCAGCGAGAATGTGGGCGTGACCATCACCTATGACGGCACGGAAACAGAACCGAAAATCGGCGACTATTACTACTCCGACGGCACCTGGAGAGACGGTGGCCTGCGCAAGCTCTATGCCGACGGCACGATGGAGTGGGCAGAGACCAAGCCGCAGCCGGAGAACGGTAAGAACGTTATCGCCATCGTGTTCCATGCCGGTCATCACGAAAACGATGCCTCCGATTACTCCGCCACCGGTATCGGTCAGCAGAAGTGCCACGGCTATGCCGTTGCCTTGCAGGATGCCACAAACGGTTATTGTCAGTGGGGCGTTTACGGAACCGAGTTGGGTTGCTGCCCCACGGATGGAAGCGGAAAAAAACAGAACAATTACTCTGCACCTGACATCGACTGGAGCGGCTACGCCTGGACACAGAAAATCATCACCGCTGCCGGCGGCAAGGACAAGTTGAATGCCACCGAAGATTCCGGTTATCCTGCCACCTACTATGCCGTTGTGGATTATGCGCACAAAGTCCCGTCCCCTGCCAACAGCACCGGCTGGTTTTTGCCCTCCATCGGCCAGATGTGGAATGTTTATCAAAACCGCGCTTCTTTGTTTGAAGGCAAGACAGTGGTATCAGGCTTAAAGTCTGACTGGTACTGGTCCTCCTCGGAGTTCTACCGCAATCCGGCGAACTACGCTCTTTGTGTGAGTGTGGGCGACGGCGACGTGTACTACTACCGTAAGAGCAGCAGGGGTAGTTACGTGCGTCCGGTCTTGGCTTTCTGA
- a CDS encoding fimbrillin family protein: MTMNMRFFIIAAAATLLAACTQENEVQNNPVEARITAGVSGPKTRAVDNGWNADRIGVMVVDAPGTTTTMGGKYKNVGYATTSTGTNADFTPMTAGGGIFFEDAFLEFTFAAYAPYASGANASTLPGTDGKITVNTSNQPTTTEQEKVDYIHATGAKADKDSPTVSFTDNPAAGGSDCSFKHKMARLILKVQVSNTDGFDDTAVLEFADYKLGGLVHEGTFDVKTGTAATAGSVVSDWMLRQCTGAPKTATDKCVATFDAATGVMTFTMILLPQTLANALVLEISPDDEEYQSYSNKDMIKPALEAGYSYTYTITVKKTGLTLSGSTIENWNDGGSHAGDAKM, translated from the coding sequence ATGACAATGAACATGAGGTTTTTCATTATTGCAGCAGCGGCAACGCTATTGGCTGCGTGTACACAAGAGAACGAGGTACAGAACAATCCGGTGGAAGCACGAATCACGGCAGGCGTGAGCGGGCCGAAGACCCGTGCTGTGGACAACGGGTGGAACGCCGACCGAATCGGCGTGATGGTGGTGGATGCCCCTGGCACGACCACGACCATGGGCGGCAAGTACAAGAACGTGGGATACGCGACCACGAGTACCGGCACCAACGCGGACTTCACCCCGATGACGGCGGGTGGCGGCATCTTCTTCGAGGACGCTTTCCTCGAGTTTACTTTTGCCGCCTACGCGCCTTACGCATCGGGCGCAAACGCCTCCACCCTGCCTGGTACAGACGGGAAGATTACGGTAAATACAAGCAACCAGCCCACGACCACGGAACAGGAGAAGGTGGACTACATCCATGCCACGGGAGCCAAGGCCGATAAAGACAGCCCGACCGTCAGCTTCACGGACAACCCCGCCGCGGGCGGCAGCGACTGCTCCTTCAAGCACAAGATGGCCCGTCTTATCCTCAAGGTGCAGGTGTCGAACACCGACGGTTTCGACGACACTGCCGTGCTGGAATTCGCCGACTACAAGCTGGGCGGCCTGGTTCACGAGGGAACGTTCGATGTGAAGACCGGTACCGCCGCGACCGCGGGCAGCGTTGTGAGCGACTGGATGTTACGCCAGTGCACCGGTGCCCCGAAGACGGCCACGGACAAGTGCGTGGCAACCTTTGACGCCGCCACGGGCGTGATGACTTTCACCATGATCCTGCTCCCGCAGACACTCGCCAACGCTTTGGTGCTTGAGATATCTCCCGATGACGAGGAATACCAGAGCTACTCCAACAAGGACATGATCAAACCCGCGTTGGAGGCCGGTTATTCTTATACCTACACCATCACGGTGAAGAAGACGGGGCTGACCCTTAGCGGAAGCACCATCGAAAACTGGAACGACGGTGGTAGCCATGCGGGTGATGCAAAAATGTAG